Proteins encoded by one window of Flavobacterium sp. N502540:
- a CDS encoding LegC family aminotransferase: MKAINETISFIKEQYNTENFIPLHVPHFGGNEKKYLLETIDSTFVSSVGAYVDQFEMMMQNITGTKKAVAVVNGTAAIQVSLRLIGVKAGDEVLTQALTFVATANAIAYQNATPVFLDVDLDTMGLSPDAVALFLQEFGDLREDGCYNKKTGKRISACLPMHTFGFPVHLDELIEICNSWKIPVLEDAAESLGSKYKGKPTGSFGKLSAFSFNGNKIVTCGGGGAIVTNDSELGEKGKYLTTTAKIPHLYEYVHDEMGYNFRMPNLNAALACAQLEQLDDFLTNKRRLATEYKSFFASNGIKFRTETPNTEANYWLMCVELENKIERDLFLKSTNENSVMTRPIWQLMYRLPMYVDCQRDRQINAEFLEERIVNIPSSVR; encoded by the coding sequence ATGAAGGCTATTAATGAAACGATATCTTTTATAAAAGAGCAATATAATACAGAAAACTTTATACCTCTACATGTTCCGCATTTTGGAGGTAACGAAAAGAAATATTTGTTAGAAACAATAGATTCTACTTTTGTGTCATCAGTTGGTGCATATGTTGACCAGTTTGAGATGATGATGCAAAATATTACTGGAACAAAGAAAGCAGTTGCTGTTGTAAATGGTACAGCTGCAATTCAAGTTAGTTTGCGTTTAATAGGTGTAAAAGCTGGTGATGAGGTACTCACGCAGGCTTTAACTTTCGTTGCTACCGCCAATGCTATAGCATATCAAAATGCTACACCTGTTTTTTTAGATGTTGATTTAGATACTATGGGATTATCGCCAGATGCTGTAGCACTTTTTCTGCAAGAATTTGGAGATTTAAGAGAAGATGGCTGTTATAATAAAAAAACAGGAAAAAGGATTAGTGCTTGTTTACCGATGCACACTTTTGGTTTTCCCGTTCATCTAGATGAATTGATAGAAATTTGTAATTCTTGGAAGATTCCGGTGCTTGAAGATGCAGCAGAATCATTAGGAAGTAAATATAAAGGAAAACCAACAGGAAGTTTCGGAAAACTGAGTGCTTTTTCATTTAATGGAAATAAAATTGTAACCTGTGGAGGTGGTGGTGCTATTGTTACGAATGATTCAGAATTAGGTGAAAAAGGTAAATACTTGACGACTACGGCAAAAATTCCACATCTATATGAATATGTTCATGATGAAATGGGGTATAATTTTAGAATGCCAAATCTAAATGCGGCTCTAGCTTGTGCTCAATTGGAGCAACTGGATGATTTTTTGACGAATAAAAGAAGATTAGCAACTGAATATAAATCTTTTTTTGCTTCAAATGGAATAAAATTTAGAACAGAAACTCCCAATACGGAAGCTAATTATTGGTTGATGTGCGTTGAATTGGAAAATAAAATTGAAAGAGATTTATTTTTGAAAAGCACAAATGAAAATTCTGTAATGACTAGACCAATATGGCAGTTAATGTATCGTTTGCCTATGTACGTAGACTGTCAAAGAGATAGACAAATTAATGCAGAGTTTTTAGAAGAGAGAATTGTAAATATTCCTAGTAGTGTTAGATAA
- the rfbB gene encoding dTDP-glucose 4,6-dehydratase, whose translation MKKILVTGGAGFIGSHVVRRFVNKYPEYQIFNLDALTYAGNLENIKDIEDKSNYTFVKGDIVDETFINELFSEHNFDGVLHLAAESHVDRSIEDPLAFVKTNVIGTMNLLNAAKNQWKGNFEGKRFYHISTDEVYGSLGAEGLFTETTSYDPNSPYSASKASSDHFVRAYGETYGLPYVLTNCSNNYGSYHFPEKLIPLFINNIINNKALPVYGDGNYTRDWLFVEDHAIAIDLVFHEGKNHETYNIGGFNEWKNIDLVKLLCQIMDQKLGRSEGTSQELITYVKDRPGHDLRYAIDASKINKELGWKPSVTFEEGLEKTINWYLNNEEWLQNVTSGSYKDYYHKQYS comes from the coding sequence ATGAAGAAAATTCTTGTAACTGGCGGTGCCGGTTTTATTGGTTCACACGTAGTAAGACGTTTTGTAAATAAATACCCTGAGTATCAGATTTTTAATTTAGATGCATTGACTTATGCCGGAAATCTTGAAAATATTAAAGATATTGAGGATAAGTCTAATTATACATTTGTAAAAGGAGATATTGTAGATGAAACTTTTATAAACGAACTTTTTTCAGAACATAATTTTGACGGTGTTTTGCATTTAGCTGCAGAATCTCATGTCGATCGTTCTATTGAAGATCCCTTAGCTTTCGTTAAAACTAATGTGATAGGGACAATGAATTTATTAAACGCGGCGAAGAATCAATGGAAAGGGAATTTCGAAGGAAAACGTTTTTATCATATCAGCACAGACGAGGTTTACGGCTCACTTGGAGCTGAAGGACTTTTTACAGAAACAACTTCTTACGATCCTAATTCCCCATATTCTGCTTCAAAAGCAAGTTCTGATCACTTTGTAAGAGCGTATGGAGAAACTTATGGTTTGCCTTATGTTTTGACGAATTGCTCCAACAATTATGGATCCTATCATTTTCCTGAAAAATTAATTCCTCTTTTTATAAATAATATTATCAATAATAAAGCTTTACCAGTATATGGTGATGGTAATTATACACGTGATTGGTTATTTGTGGAAGACCATGCTATTGCTATCGATTTAGTTTTTCACGAAGGTAAAAATCATGAAACTTATAATATTGGAGGTTTTAATGAGTGGAAAAATATAGATCTGGTTAAATTATTATGCCAGATTATGGACCAGAAGCTGGGTAGATCAGAAGGGACTTCACAAGAATTAATTACTTATGTGAAAGACAGACCCGGACATGATTTGCGTTATGCGATAGATGCTTCAAAAATTAATAAAGAATTGGGATGGAAACCATCAGTAACTTTCGAAGAAGGCTTAGAAAAAACAATTAATTGGTATCTGAATAATGAAGAATGGTTACAGAATGTGACTTCCGGTTCTTATAAAGATTATTACCATAAACAATACTCATAA
- a CDS encoding Wzz/FepE/Etk N-terminal domain-containing protein produces MNNIPVENDEVSLNELIGKAKEWCSFLLSKWKVILIGGLLGAVLGVTYSIIKKPVYTATLSFALEDDKPGGGGLGSALGLAGSLGLDLGGGGGGIFTGSNLNELLKSRSMIEKTLLSPVTYKNKVISLAELYIQNNKWREAWNENPKFSKLEFLPNANRKDFSRVQDSIMGKIYEGLSASSLFVGQKDKKTAITNIDVSSENELFAKFFCEALAAEVGNFYVETKSKKARMNMMILKRQVDSIRGELNGAITGVAVANDNTFNLNPALNVRRAPSARRQVDVQANTAILTELVKQAELAKVTLRKETPLIQVIDKPILPLKKDRFGKAKGILFGGFLGAFLFVLYLIFKRIFKGLNS; encoded by the coding sequence ATGAATAATATACCTGTTGAAAACGACGAAGTATCGTTAAATGAGTTAATTGGGAAAGCAAAGGAATGGTGTAGCTTTTTACTTTCTAAATGGAAAGTAATTTTAATTGGTGGACTTCTGGGAGCAGTTTTAGGAGTAACATATTCTATTATTAAAAAACCAGTTTATACAGCGACATTATCTTTTGCTCTTGAAGATGATAAGCCTGGTGGAGGAGGTTTAGGTAGTGCACTAGGGTTAGCTGGTTCATTAGGATTAGATTTAGGCGGTGGCGGAGGTGGAATATTTACAGGATCTAATTTGAATGAATTGCTTAAATCTCGTTCTATGATTGAAAAAACGTTGCTTTCTCCGGTTACATATAAAAACAAAGTAATCTCTCTGGCGGAACTGTATATCCAAAATAATAAATGGAGAGAGGCTTGGAATGAAAATCCTAAGTTTTCTAAGTTAGAGTTTTTACCAAATGCAAACCGTAAAGATTTTAGTCGTGTGCAAGATAGCATAATGGGTAAAATTTATGAGGGATTATCAGCATCAAGTTTATTTGTAGGACAAAAAGATAAAAAAACAGCAATTACAAATATTGATGTTTCTTCTGAGAACGAATTATTCGCTAAATTTTTTTGTGAAGCTTTGGCAGCGGAAGTTGGAAACTTTTATGTTGAAACAAAAAGTAAAAAAGCCAGAATGAATATGATGATCTTAAAACGACAGGTTGATTCAATTCGAGGTGAACTAAACGGTGCTATTACTGGTGTCGCAGTTGCAAATGATAATACTTTTAATTTAAATCCGGCCCTTAATGTACGACGAGCTCCATCTGCCCGTCGACAGGTAGATGTTCAGGCTAATACGGCAATATTGACAGAATTAGTGAAACAAGCTGAATTAGCAAAGGTTACTTTACGAAAAGAAACTCCATTGATTCAAGTAATTGATAAACCTATTTTGCCATTAAAAAAGGATCGATTTGGTAAAGCTAAAGGAATTCTCTTTGGTGGTTTTTTGGGCGCTTTTTTGTTTGTTTTGTATTTAATATTTAAAAGAATATTTAAAGGTCTAAATAGTTAA
- a CDS encoding acetyltransferase: protein MLDKSIILVGYSGHAYVVAETVLDNDYKIVGYSDKEEASFNPFDLVYLGFENEIDFIGWSKEIPFVLAIGDNVLRHRIAKLIEERGKVLQTIIHKTAHISKNATISDGTFINKNVSVNSLAKVGKNVILNTGCIIEHECVLQDAVHIGPGAVLAGNVNIGERSFVGANAVVKQGITIGHDVVIGAGSVIITNIPDGKKVVGNPGRII from the coding sequence GTGTTAGATAAATCGATAATTCTTGTTGGATATTCGGGCCATGCTTATGTGGTTGCTGAAACTGTTTTAGACAATGATTATAAGATTGTCGGTTATTCAGATAAAGAAGAAGCCAGTTTTAATCCTTTCGATTTAGTTTATTTAGGCTTCGAAAATGAAATTGATTTTATTGGATGGTCTAAAGAAATTCCTTTTGTACTCGCAATTGGAGATAATGTACTAAGACATAGAATCGCTAAACTTATTGAAGAAAGAGGAAAAGTACTTCAAACAATTATACACAAAACAGCTCACATTTCTAAAAATGCTACAATAAGTGATGGTACTTTTATCAATAAAAATGTATCAGTTAATTCACTTGCAAAAGTTGGAAAAAATGTAATTTTAAATACAGGATGTATAATTGAACATGAATGTGTTTTACAAGATGCTGTACATATTGGTCCGGGGGCAGTTTTGGCAGGAAATGTAAATATCGGTGAAAGAAGTTTTGTTGGTGCTAATGCTGTTGTAAAACAGGGGATTACTATTGGTCATGATGTTGTTATTGGAGCTGGATCTGTTATAATAACAAATATACCAGACGGAAAAAAAGTTGTTGGGAATCCGGGTAGAATAATTTAG
- the neuB gene encoding N-acetylneuraminate synthase, with the protein MSKVIIIAEAGVNHNGDIQIAKKLIDVAVDAGVDYVKFQTFKADSLVSKSAKKAEYQSVNINDGDDSQYAMLKNLELSHEDHLELMSYCSERNINFFSTAFDVDGVNYLNDLGLSFFKIPSGEITNYPYLKAVALCGKPVIMSTGMCSQDEIEEALNVLIKFGLKKEMVSILHCNTQYPTPMKDVNLKAMLSIKDKFGVNVGYSDHTLGIEVPIAAVALGAQIIEKHFTLDRTLPGPDHVASLEPYELKEMVRTIRNIELAISGNGEKVPSESETVNIAIARKSIHLNKNLPKEHVLTDDDLIALRPGDGISPMDWEDIIGKKLVVDKTKFDKLLLSDIQ; encoded by the coding sequence ATGAGTAAAGTAATTATTATAGCTGAAGCTGGAGTAAACCATAATGGCGATATTCAAATAGCAAAAAAGTTAATCGATGTTGCCGTTGATGCAGGAGTTGATTATGTGAAATTTCAAACTTTTAAAGCTGACAGTTTAGTGAGTAAATCTGCTAAAAAAGCAGAGTATCAAAGTGTTAATATTAATGATGGTGATGACTCTCAGTATGCAATGCTGAAAAACTTAGAGTTAAGTCATGAAGATCATTTAGAATTAATGTCCTATTGTTCAGAAAGGAATATTAATTTTTTCTCGACTGCATTTGATGTGGACGGAGTAAACTATTTAAATGATTTAGGGCTTTCATTTTTTAAAATTCCTAGTGGAGAAATAACGAATTATCCTTATTTAAAAGCAGTAGCTTTATGTGGTAAACCTGTTATTATGTCGACAGGTATGTGTTCTCAAGATGAAATTGAAGAAGCCTTAAATGTTCTGATTAAATTTGGACTTAAGAAAGAAATGGTTTCAATTTTGCATTGCAATACACAATATCCAACTCCAATGAAGGATGTTAATCTTAAAGCAATGTTGTCTATAAAAGATAAATTTGGGGTTAATGTTGGATATTCAGATCATACTTTAGGTATAGAAGTTCCAATTGCGGCAGTAGCTTTAGGAGCACAAATAATAGAAAAACATTTCACATTAGATAGAACTTTGCCAGGGCCAGATCATGTCGCTTCGTTAGAACCATATGAATTGAAGGAAATGGTTAGAACGATTCGTAATATTGAATTAGCTATTAGCGGGAATGGAGAAAAAGTTCCTAGTGAAAGCGAAACAGTGAATATTGCTATAGCAAGAAAAAGTATTCATTTAAATAAAAATTTACCAAAAGAGCATGTTCTAACTGATGATGATCTTATCGCATTAAGGCCTGGAGATGGAATTTCTCCGATGGATTGGGAGGATATTATTGGAAAGAAATTAGTTGTGGATAAAACCAAGTTTGATAAACTTTTACTTTCGGATATTCAATGA
- a CDS encoding mannose-1-phosphate guanylyltransferase: MEVNNSIIHVILTGGIGSRLWPLSRKSQPKQYLEMFEGKSLFELTVDRNNHLADKVMVVGNVDNHSLSAKVMDKSKREYVNIVEATPRNTAAAIAFAAFACDPDDILIVTPSDHIIEKMEDYNKAIDEAIVKAKEGFIVTFGIIPTKPETGYGYIESKGDKVVSFREKPNETTAKNFIARGNFLWNSGMFCFKAGVLLEELKQFQPDVFDKSKAVWEANKEGFLDLDLSLEIPSISIDYAVMERSKKIKVVPAAFSWSDLGSFESVYDYLVSRGHSIDDNGNMIIGTEKYTAFLGLRNTIFVYTNTANLILQKENSQDVKDLYCELERQNSELLN, translated from the coding sequence ATGGAAGTAAATAATTCAATCATACATGTTATTTTGACCGGAGGTATTGGCAGCAGACTTTGGCCGTTATCCAGAAAAAGTCAACCAAAGCAATATTTGGAAATGTTTGAAGGAAAGTCTTTATTTGAATTGACAGTCGATCGCAATAATCATTTAGCAGATAAAGTAATGGTTGTTGGCAATGTAGACAATCATTCTCTTAGTGCCAAAGTAATGGATAAGTCTAAAAGAGAGTATGTTAATATTGTTGAAGCGACTCCTCGAAATACTGCTGCGGCAATTGCATTTGCTGCATTTGCTTGTGATCCTGATGATATTTTAATTGTAACCCCATCGGATCATATTATTGAAAAGATGGAAGATTACAATAAAGCGATAGATGAAGCTATTGTAAAGGCTAAAGAAGGTTTTATAGTAACTTTTGGGATTATTCCAACTAAACCAGAAACAGGATACGGTTACATTGAATCAAAAGGCGATAAAGTAGTTTCATTTCGTGAAAAACCCAACGAAACAACCGCTAAAAATTTCATAGCTAGAGGTAATTTTCTATGGAATAGTGGTATGTTTTGTTTTAAAGCTGGAGTTCTTTTAGAAGAATTGAAACAATTTCAACCAGACGTTTTTGATAAATCTAAAGCTGTTTGGGAAGCTAATAAAGAGGGGTTTTTAGATTTAGATTTGTCTTTAGAAATCCCATCCATAAGTATCGATTATGCTGTTATGGAACGCAGTAAGAAAATAAAAGTAGTTCCTGCTGCATTTTCATGGTCGGATTTAGGTTCGTTTGAATCTGTTTATGATTATTTAGTGTCAAGAGGACATTCTATCGATGATAATGGGAACATGATCATTGGTACCGAAAAGTATACTGCATTTTTAGGATTAAGAAATACCATTTTTGTATATACCAATACTGCAAATTTGATCTTGCAAAAAGAGAATTCGCAAGATGTTAAAGATTTGTATTGTGAATTAGAAAGGCAAAATTCAGAATTATTAAATTAA
- a CDS encoding SLBB domain-containing protein — MKKIIYVLSLFFILLASFNANAQDIIKSKDLSTVKVDYLSDDEIGKIVTQLKSNNATINDVQSMALSKGMTQSEFDKLRTRVTEYEKKNGKDKDKNSKDKDKKKDDKLNEFDKDSEFGRKQEKIKNEKIKDSLNALIFGSELFDKPTLNFEPDLKMATPVNYILGPGDKLEVSIYGIQQFDDTVPVNFEGKVAIENVGQIAVSGMTIEAATQRIKAAIARVYTTVRSGQSQVSVSLGDIRTIKVTIVGGKQPGNYSISSLASVYNALHLAGGPGKNGSYRNIELIRNNKVYKNVDIYKFLVKGDQSDNVSLKDNDVIRIPAYTQRVVVEGEVKRPGIFEMRKGEKFSDLLNFASGFNEFAYTASVNVLQKTGKEFKVHDINESEYGSYVPQSGDVFKVTKILNRFENRIKIEGAVFRPDYYSYNEGMRISDLITRAEGLKEDAYTKRARIIRLKTDLTTEIVNVDLSAALSGDLNADIELKREDIVTVYSVLEFREEYKVTIDGEVKKPGEYEYFENLTLNDLVVQVGGLTGSASKRVEIARMVKSDVIDDADPKKIELVELEITADNNEQIKNFVLKPFDVINIRKMAVYEKPEMVKVSGAVTYPGKYVLANKKETVYNVVMRAGGLTSIANLDGMKIKRPIKQEQIEQLETVNLNLDKKLTAEEEALKAKQDGLNLKQKDTLSSKLSKKLRDELKFATIPVNWEKIVKDKNHYSNVTLFPGDEIEVAVYNEGVKVTGNVLLTSEIPYRSGKGFRYYINSVGGVDSKGWKKKAYIIYPNGKAAVTGSFLFFRSYPKVTPDSQIVVPERPEKKKMSAGEWAGLGTAFASLALLIVTAFK; from the coding sequence ATGAAAAAGATAATATACGTTCTTTCTTTGTTTTTTATTTTGTTAGCGTCTTTTAATGCAAACGCTCAGGATATCATAAAGTCCAAAGATTTAAGTACTGTAAAAGTGGATTATTTATCTGATGACGAAATAGGTAAGATTGTTACTCAGTTAAAAAGTAATAATGCTACCATCAACGATGTTCAGTCTATGGCTTTGTCAAAAGGGATGACGCAGAGTGAGTTCGATAAATTAAGGACACGTGTAACGGAATACGAGAAAAAAAACGGTAAAGACAAAGATAAGAACTCGAAAGATAAGGATAAAAAGAAAGACGATAAGTTAAATGAGTTTGATAAGGATTCTGAGTTTGGAAGAAAACAAGAAAAAATTAAGAATGAAAAAATTAAAGATTCATTAAATGCTTTGATTTTTGGATCTGAATTATTTGATAAACCTACTTTAAATTTTGAACCGGATTTGAAAATGGCGACACCTGTAAATTACATTTTAGGGCCAGGGGATAAGTTAGAAGTTAGTATTTATGGTATTCAACAGTTTGACGATACCGTTCCGGTTAATTTTGAAGGTAAAGTTGCAATTGAAAATGTTGGACAAATAGCAGTATCCGGAATGACAATCGAAGCTGCTACACAAAGAATAAAAGCTGCGATCGCAAGAGTTTATACTACGGTTCGATCGGGACAATCTCAGGTTAGTGTTAGTTTAGGTGATATTAGAACAATTAAAGTAACAATTGTTGGAGGGAAGCAACCGGGCAATTATTCTATTTCCTCTCTGGCCTCTGTATATAACGCACTTCATTTAGCAGGAGGTCCGGGCAAGAATGGCAGTTATAGAAATATTGAATTGATTCGAAATAACAAAGTTTATAAAAATGTTGATATTTACAAGTTTCTGGTAAAAGGGGATCAATCTGATAACGTAAGTTTAAAGGATAATGATGTTATTAGAATTCCTGCTTATACCCAAAGGGTGGTAGTCGAGGGAGAGGTGAAACGACCAGGTATTTTCGAGATGAGAAAAGGAGAAAAATTTTCCGATCTTTTAAATTTTGCATCAGGATTCAATGAGTTTGCTTATACTGCTTCAGTAAATGTACTTCAAAAAACAGGGAAAGAGTTCAAAGTTCATGATATCAACGAAAGTGAATATGGCTCGTATGTTCCGCAATCAGGAGATGTGTTCAAGGTGACAAAGATCTTGAACCGATTCGAAAATCGTATTAAAATTGAAGGAGCTGTTTTCAGACCAGACTATTACTCTTATAATGAAGGAATGCGAATTTCAGATCTTATTACCAGAGCGGAAGGACTTAAGGAAGATGCTTATACCAAAAGAGCACGAATTATTCGTTTAAAGACCGATTTAACAACTGAAATTGTTAATGTCGATCTAAGTGCTGCTTTATCCGGAGATTTAAATGCTGATATCGAACTAAAAAGAGAAGATATTGTAACCGTATATTCTGTTTTGGAATTCAGAGAAGAGTATAAAGTAACAATTGACGGGGAAGTTAAAAAACCGGGAGAGTACGAATATTTTGAAAATTTAACGTTAAATGATCTTGTAGTACAAGTTGGAGGTTTGACTGGATCAGCATCAAAAAGAGTTGAAATAGCCCGAATGGTAAAATCTGATGTTATCGACGATGCTGACCCAAAAAAAATTGAATTGGTTGAGCTTGAAATTACCGCTGATAATAACGAGCAGATCAAGAATTTTGTGTTAAAACCTTTTGATGTTATCAACATAAGAAAGATGGCGGTTTATGAAAAGCCTGAAATGGTTAAGGTAAGTGGAGCTGTTACGTATCCTGGTAAGTACGTATTGGCTAACAAAAAAGAAACCGTTTATAATGTTGTCATGAGAGCAGGCGGTTTGACATCCATAGCTAACTTGGATGGTATGAAAATTAAAAGACCTATAAAACAGGAGCAAATTGAACAATTAGAAACTGTAAATCTTAATTTAGATAAAAAACTAACTGCGGAAGAGGAAGCTTTAAAAGCGAAACAGGATGGTTTAAATTTAAAACAAAAGGATACGCTTAGCTCTAAATTATCAAAAAAACTTAGAGACGAATTAAAATTTGCAACTATTCCTGTAAACTGGGAAAAGATTGTAAAAGATAAAAATCATTACTCAAACGTAACGTTATTTCCGGGAGACGAGATAGAAGTTGCTGTTTATAATGAAGGCGTGAAGGTTACAGGGAATGTATTGCTTACCTCGGAAATTCCTTACAGGAGCGGTAAAGGATTTAGGTATTATATAAATTCTGTTGGAGGTGTCGATAGCAAAGGATGGAAGAAAAAAGCTTATATTATTTATCCAAATGGAAAAGCTGCAGTGACAGGGTCATTTTTGTTTTTTAGATCTTATCCAAAAGTCACTCCCGATTCTCAAATAGTTGTTCCGGAAAGACCTGAGAAAAAGAAAATGAGCGCAGGAGAATGGGCAGGTCTTGGAACTGCATTTGCGAGTTTAGCATTGTTAATTGTGACAGCATTTAAATAG
- a CDS encoding UDP-N-acetylglucosamine 4,6-dehydratase, translated as MNITGLIGREEEIFHNDILTYENQLQEIIQNSSFLVIGGAGSIGQAVTKEIFKRNPLKLHVVDISENNMVELVRDLRSSHGYIDGDFQTFALDIGSIEYDAFIKSDGQYNYVLNLSALKHVRSEKDPFTLMRMIDVNVFNTEKTLQQSIENGTKKYFCVSTDKAANPVNMMGASKRIMEMYLMRKSEQIKISTARFANVAFSDGSLLHGFNQRIIKKQPIVAPNDIKRYFVTPKESGELCLMSCIFGENRDVFFPKLSESLHLISFADIAVKYLSELGYEAYPCKTEQEARDNADRLIKEKKWPCLFTASDTTGEKDFEEFFTKNEVLDMERFENLGVIKNEANFDKSKLEKFSEKIGKMKSDRLWNKQEIVELFHYMIPNFGHKETGKYLDAKM; from the coding sequence ATGAATATTACAGGATTAATTGGAAGGGAAGAAGAAATATTTCATAATGATATTTTAACTTACGAAAATCAGTTACAAGAGATAATACAAAATTCATCTTTTTTAGTTATAGGAGGTGCGGGGTCTATTGGTCAGGCTGTTACTAAAGAAATCTTTAAAAGGAATCCTCTCAAGTTGCATGTTGTTGATATAAGTGAAAACAATATGGTCGAATTAGTACGTGATTTGAGAAGTTCCCATGGTTATATTGATGGAGATTTTCAAACATTTGCATTAGATATTGGATCAATTGAATATGATGCATTTATTAAGTCTGATGGTCAATATAATTATGTTTTGAATCTTTCAGCATTAAAACATGTTAGAAGCGAAAAAGACCCTTTTACTTTGATGCGTATGATAGATGTTAATGTTTTTAATACTGAAAAAACGTTGCAACAATCAATCGAAAATGGAACTAAAAAGTATTTCTGTGTCTCAACTGATAAAGCTGCAAATCCCGTTAATATGATGGGGGCTTCTAAGAGAATAATGGAAATGTATTTAATGCGTAAAAGTGAACAAATTAAGATTTCAACTGCTCGTTTTGCAAATGTTGCTTTTTCAGATGGCTCTTTACTTCATGGTTTTAATCAACGAATTATAAAAAAGCAACCGATAGTTGCTCCAAATGATATTAAAAGATATTTTGTCACACCAAAAGAATCTGGGGAATTATGTTTAATGTCTTGTATTTTTGGTGAGAATAGAGATGTTTTTTTTCCTAAGTTAAGCGAAAGTTTGCATTTAATTTCATTTGCGGATATTGCAGTGAAATATTTGTCGGAATTAGGCTACGAAGCTTATCCGTGTAAAACTGAACAAGAAGCAAGAGATAATGCAGATCGTTTAATTAAGGAAAAAAAATGGCCATGTCTATTTACTGCAAGTGATACTACAGGAGAGAAAGATTTTGAAGAATTCTTTACTAAAAATGAAGTTTTAGATATGGAAAGATTCGAAAATTTGGGTGTCATAAAAAATGAAGCCAATTTTGATAAAAGTAAATTGGAAAAATTTTCAGAAAAAATAGGTAAAATGAAATCCGATAGGTTATGGAATAAACAAGAAATAGTTGAATTATTTCATTATATGATTCCAAATTTTGGACATAAAGAGACGGGTAAATATTTAGACGCAAAAATGTAG
- the neuC gene encoding UDP-N-acetylglucosamine 2-epimerase has protein sequence MKIGVLTSSRADYGIYLPLLHKIKNDPFFEMDIIAFGTHLSRNHGYTLKDIEKDGYSCIHTISSLISNDDQEAIASSYGLTVLKFADFWENHNYDLVFCLGDRFEMSAAVQAGIPFGVKFAHVHGGETTLGAIDNIYRHQISLASILHFTATDVFSQRVQSLIDCSENIFTTGSLSLNNIENFDPINRKIFFEKFDIKDNDFILVTFHPETMSTRDNVKYAQEMKNALKEISKNKFIVITMPNADTQGSIYREAIEKLKEEASDRILLIENFGKANYFSAMYYAKVLLGNTSSGILEAASFNKYVVNVGDRQKGRAQSSNIINCDFEEKAIVSSVHKAIDLDSYKGENIYFKSDAVDKIIKIIKEFL, from the coding sequence ATGAAAATAGGAGTTTTAACAAGTTCAAGAGCTGATTACGGGATATATCTTCCTTTACTACATAAAATTAAGAACGATCCATTTTTTGAAATGGACATCATTGCTTTTGGAACTCACTTATCCAGAAATCACGGATATACTTTGAAAGATATTGAGAAAGACGGATACAGCTGTATACATACAATATCATCTTTAATTTCAAACGATGACCAAGAAGCTATTGCTTCATCTTATGGTTTAACAGTTTTGAAATTTGCAGATTTTTGGGAGAATCATAACTATGACTTAGTATTTTGTTTAGGTGATCGTTTTGAAATGAGTGCTGCAGTACAGGCAGGTATCCCTTTTGGAGTTAAATTTGCACATGTGCATGGAGGTGAAACTACTTTAGGTGCAATCGACAATATTTATCGTCATCAAATTTCGTTAGCATCAATTCTTCATTTTACTGCTACAGATGTATTCAGTCAAAGAGTTCAAAGTCTGATAGATTGTTCAGAAAATATATTTACTACAGGCTCATTGAGCTTAAATAATATAGAAAACTTTGATCCTATTAACAGAAAAATCTTTTTTGAGAAGTTTGATATAAAAGATAACGATTTTATTCTGGTAACATTTCATCCTGAAACGATGTCGACGAGAGATAATGTTAAATATGCTCAGGAGATGAAAAATGCTTTAAAAGAAATTTCAAAGAATAAATTCATTGTAATTACAATGCCTAATGCAGATACTCAGGGATCAATTTATAGAGAAGCAATTGAAAAGTTAAAAGAAGAAGCGTCTGATAGAATTTTGTTGATTGAAAATTTTGGAAAAGCAAATTATTTTTCAGCAATGTATTATGCGAAAGTATTATTAGGTAATACCTCAAGTGGAATATTAGAAGCGGCTTCATTTAATAAGTATGTTGTTAATGTTGGAGATAGACAAAAAGGTAGAGCGCAAAGCAGTAATATTATAAATTGTGATTTTGAAGAAAAAGCAATCGTTTCTTCAGTTCATAAAGCTATAGATTTAGATTCTTATAAGGGCGAGAATATTTATTTTAAATCAGATGCAGTAGATAAGATAATTAAAATCATTAAAGAATTTTTATGA